CGGTCACCTCCTTGATCTCCGAGATCCCGCGGATCGCCTCCTCCACCACCAAAACGATTCCCTGCTCGACCTCCTCGGGCGAGGCGCCGGGATAGGCTATGGTGACGGTGACCAGATCCAGGTCGAAGTCGGGGAAGACCTCCTGCTTGATGCGGCTCGTCGTGAAGAGACCGCCGACGAGAAAGACGATCATCAGGATGTTGGCCGTGACGTGGTTTTTCGCCATCCACGCGATCGGCCCCCTTTGTTCGGTCGCCGTCATCGGCTTTCCGCCTCCTCCGCTCCGTCGCCGGGCGCCTCACCGGAAACGCCCTCCTGCACCCGGAGGGGCATCCCTTCCACGGGGGCGCCGATCTCCGTGGTGACCAGCCTCTCGCCCGTCTCGAGCCCTTCCGCCGCCAGGATCCGGTCCTCGCCGACGTACACCGGCTTGATTTTCCGGATCCGGAGAAGATTGTCTTCATCCATCAACCAAACGGTCGAACCGTCGTGGACGTGACGGCGATTGACGGCCACCACGTCCCGGAGCGTTCGTCCCAGAATCTCGACGCGCACGAAGGCGTTCATCAGAAGCACCGGCTTTCCCGCGTTCTCCGGGCGGAGGGAGAGTGGGTCCTCCACCTCGACGAGAAGGCGGGCCATGCGCCCTTCCGCCTCCAGGCTGCCGAGGCGACGAAGCACGCGGCCGGAGCGCCGCTCGCCCTCGTCCCACGCCGTGTCCTGGCGGATCCACACGGTCGACGCGCTGTCGCCGTTTCCCTCGGGGATGCGGATCCACCGGAGTTCGTCGGCGGGCACCGGCACTTCCAACCAGAAAACGTCCGTGCCGGCCAGATCGGCGATCACCGTGTTCGCCGACAGGACCGTTCCTTTATCGACGTGCTTTTCTTCGACCACGGCGTTGAAAGGGGCGGTGATCCGCGTCCGTTCCCGGTCGAGGAGCGCCTGATCGAGGGAGGCCGCCGCCGCCGCGCGGGCGCTCCGCGCCGTCTCCAGCTGGGGCCGGCGGAGTACCAATTCCGCCTCCGATTCGCTCAGGTCCTCGCCCAGAAGTTCGTACTCCCGGCGCGCGACCGCCTGGCGCCCCTCCTCCAGCAACCGGTTCTCCTCGGCCTTGGCCAGATCGTCTTCCCTCTGGCGGACGGCCAGGTCGTAGTCGCGCCGGTCGATACGGAGAATCGTTTCACCCTCGGCGAGGACGCCGCCGGGGACAAAGGATTCGCTCACTTCCACGACCTCTCCGCCGACGATGGCGCGCAGTTCCACCGAACGGGCCGCCGTCACCGTCCCCATCGCCTCGATCACCACCGGGACGTCGTTTCTCTCGAGGGGGAGCACTTCCACCAGCCGCGCCTGCCGCTGGGGGACGCGCCTGGGGGACTCGGGACCGGTGTTCGCGATGACCGCCGCGACGAGGCCGGCGCCCGCCAGTATGCAGAGGGGGAGCCAAAAGGTGCGTACCGATCGTTTCAAGACTCCATCCTTTCCTCGTAAAGGTTTGCGCCCCCGTCGATTGCTTCGGGATTCCATCCGCCGCCGAGAGCGCGGCAGAGCTGGATGCGGTATTGAATCCACGCGCGCCGGGCGGTGAGAGAGGAGCGTTGCAGCGCCTGCTGCGACGTCAGCGCCTCGAGAACGCGCAGGTAATCCGCCTGGCCGCTCAGGTAGTCGTCGCGGCTCCGCTCGACGAGCGCGTCCGCCGTCTCGAGCTGCAGGCGAACGCTCTCGAGATACTCCCCCTGCCTCGCCTCCCGCGCGAGGGCGTCCTCTACTTCCCGGAGGGCGGCGAGAACGGCGCTCTCGTAGGCGTGAAAGGCTTCCCGGGCGGCCGCTTCCCTTCGGTCCGCCTCGGCGGAGCGGGCGCCGCCGTCCAGCAGGGGGAGGGCGAGATTGGCGGCCAGTCTGCCGAACCAGTCGCCGAAGAGGACCGACGTTTGGGCGCCGCCTGTGCTCCCCGAGGCGC
The genomic region above belongs to Candidatus Eisenbacteria bacterium and contains:
- a CDS encoding efflux RND transporter periplasmic adaptor subunit; translation: MKRSVRTFWLPLCILAGAGLVAAVIANTGPESPRRVPQRQARLVEVLPLERNDVPVVIEAMGTVTAARSVELRAIVGGEVVEVSESFVPGGVLAEGETILRIDRRDYDLAVRQREDDLAKAEENRLLEEGRQAVARREYELLGEDLSESEAELVLRRPQLETARSARAAAAASLDQALLDRERTRITAPFNAVVEEKHVDKGTVLSANTVIADLAGTDVFWLEVPVPADELRWIRIPEGNGDSASTVWIRQDTAWDEGERRSGRVLRRLGSLEAEGRMARLLVEVEDPLSLRPENAGKPVLLMNAFVRVEILGRTLRDVVAVNRRHVHDGSTVWLMDEDNLLRIRKIKPVYVGEDRILAAEGLETGERLVTTEIGAPVEGMPLRVQEGVSGEAPGDGAEEAESR